A genomic window from Astatotilapia calliptera chromosome 12, fAstCal1.2, whole genome shotgun sequence includes:
- the ccnh gene encoding cyclin-H, translating into MFHNSSQKKYWIFKSEDELEHMRCKANQKFRNKALESGKKPGVSESMFLQRHEEDVLFRHYERRLLEFCNAFKPTMPKSVVGTALMYFRRFYLSNSVMEYHPRIIMLTCTYLACKVDEFNVSCTQFVGNLVQETPAGQERVLEQILEYELLLIQQLNFHLVVHNPYRPMEGLLIDLKTRYPTLESPESLRKTADDFLTQAAMTDAGLLFSPSQIALTAILNSASRAGLNMESYLTQCLGLKEEKETLSKMYDSMRRMKTLLKKYEPPKLEEVNISKQRLERIHAEFASSSNKRKRGYEEDGHVAKEPRLVEEEWTDEDLI; encoded by the exons ATGTTTCACAACAGCTCCCAGAAGAAATACTGGATTTTTAAAAGTGAAGATGAACTCGAGCATATGAGGTGCAAGGCTAATCAGAAATTCCGCAACAAGGCCCTAGAAAGTGGGAAG AAGCCCGGGGTGAGTGAGTCCATGTTCTTGCAGCGTCATGAGGAAGACGTCCTATTTCGGCACTATGAGAGGAGGCTGCTGGAATTCTGCAATGCTTTTAAGCCCACAATGCCAAAGTCTGTGGtg GGTACAGCCCTCATGTACTTCAGGAGATTCTACCTGAGCAACTCCGTCATGGAGTACCACCCCAGGATTATCAT GCTGACGTGTACATACCTGGCCTGCAAAGTAGATGAATTCAATGTGTCCTGCACCCAGTTTGTGGGCAATCTTGTACAGGAGACCCCAGCAGGACAAGAAAGGGTTCTGGAGCAGATCCTGGAGTATGAGCTACTGCTAATCCAGCAGCTCAACTTTCATTTGGTGGTCCACAACCCCTACAGACCCATGGAAGGTCTGCTCATCGACCTCAAG ACCCGGTACCCTACACTGGAAAGCCCAGAGTCACTGAGGAAGACTGCCGATGACTTTCTGACACAGGCAGCTATGACAGATGCAGGACtacttttttctccctcccagATCGCTCTGACAGCTATTCTGAACAGCGCCTCGAGAGCCGGTCTTAACATGGAGAG TTACCTGACCCAGTGCTTAGGACtgaaagaggagaaggagaCTCTCTCAAAGATGTACGACTCCATGAGAC gaaTGAAAACCCTCCTGAAGAAATATGAGCCTCCTAAACTAGAGGAGGTGAATATTTCCAAACAGAGGCTGGAGAGGATTCATGCCGAATTTGCCAGTTCAAGCAA CAAACGAAAGAGAGGATATGAAGAAGATGGCCATGTAGCAAAAGAACCACGGTTGGTAGAAGAG gaaTGGACTGATGAAGACCTCATCTAG